One Pomacea canaliculata isolate SZHN2017 linkage group LG1, ASM307304v1, whole genome shotgun sequence genomic window, GTAAATAGGGTGCTAACTGTATGGGAGAGGGggtgtttgcatgtgtattttcatgtgtgtgtggaaggagtGTGTTTCATGTGTGGGTGCAAGGCAGAGAATTTTCCATTTCATTagcttttgcattttatttcttggaTATATGTTGACTGGTGTGCATCATGGCATCTGCCAGTTAGGTGTGTGTGATTGGAATGTCAAGTGGCAGTCATCATGAAGACATGTTCCTCATCCAATGTCACTCAGCAAATGAATGAATTTGAATGTTTCTGGTCCAAGGGTTTGGGTTAGCAAACCCTGATGTAACTTTACCTGTGCCTTACTACAGGTTCTCCCTTAGCTGTTGAGCTTACTATTATTTTAAGTATAGTagtttaaataatttgtgaTGAGTGGAAAGAaatcattatctttttaatgcaaatatttgcCCTTCCTTACAAAATAATCTTATGTCATTACTTAAGTTGCGAGAACTTTTATGATAACAAACCAGAACAGtgcattaaattattttttcatctcttaTGCATCATTTCTTCAATTGATGTCTTCTACATTCCAGTTGTAAAGTATAGGTGTTTTAGAATAAACTGTTTGGAGAGTCACCTTTTGTTAATTTAGCAGCTATCCATTTGTTGaatttgtataattatatgatttctatttacagaaaaaacttCATACATCAGCACCACTTATATCAAAAATTCAGACCACACCTAGCAAGCAGTCTTCTCAAAGGTGTGTATCAATGACATGTACCATGGCAGAAAATAGAGATAAGCTCACTTTTGTTGCTACTGGCTGGACATTGTTGAATATCTGCGAGAAAAATGTTGTTGGGCTGAGCTTAGTGCAAGATCCTTTTCCCAAAAATTTGAATGTGTGGTTCCCTTGCATTCCTTGTTGCAACCATAACCACAAGAAGTCATAAGCAAATCTCATAAAACTACAGATATAAAGGATGTGTTCGCTCTTTATAGGTGGTTTTAGATTGTGTTTTGGGATGGGGGAGTGGCATAATGAGGCATTAAAAGTGCAGGAGTTTAGTGACTAGGTCCTTACAATTTgtggtcaacatttttttaagttatttatttgtacttctttgtgtaaaatgtgttaagatttatttttcgcTATCCTCAGTTAAAAAACTTGTCAAAATTAGTCCTGCCTTAATCTATGGGCAATGACTAATGCTGTTTTAACTAGCTCGAAACATATATTGTTCAGGATAAAATAATGGGATTCATTTGGGGGAAGAAGCTGAGTGTAATTGACAGGTTAGATTGAAGCTATTAGCGAAAAATGACTGCTAAGGTAATTGACAGTATATGCTCGCCACCTTCCTCCCCAAAGTACATTTTTTCTGCCGTAACCCTGAATGGGAGTTCTGTATGCTAGGAAAAAGTCATACAGTGACATGGGCGGGAGAAAGAAATTCTAAATGACCAGAGTATGGAAAGGCAGTGAAAAAGTATGAGTAAACTTGCTAAAAATGAGGAACCACAGAAAGGCAGTTCTAGTAGTGCAAAGTTTTGGGACTGTTAGCTGTCACTGTCCAAGATCGGAATGTCATAAGATTGGAGCTATAAGATGCTTTGATGTTTTGTCTACTGAGCTTGGGCGTTTCCAAAGGTGCATTTGACTAGATGTAGACCTTGCATGCACTATTTCAGTCTCTCACATACTcgtacacaaaacacaaaagtacatacagaaagagagggggagCAAAAGGATTCCTCTTGTAGAAGTCAACCAGTTAAGAGAAAGAGTCTGTGTGTCTCACATAGAAACAGGTCATGCCAGGTAACTATGATTTGATGAATTAGGTAATGTTGACAATAACTAATACGTTGTAGTacagtttttttccagtttttctgGACCTTAAAAGTCTTCATTTTCTGTACAATCAGACCTGTGTGAACCCTGAATTAGTTCCCAGCTGTTTCATTGCTGTAGCCTTGATGATATAATGAGCTTTCATTGCTTTAACCTTTTCTGCATCGTATTAGTCACTGTCACAGATCATTAGAATAGAAGTTTGATTTATTtagattttgggaaatatttatcttttcctAAGCTCAGCCCAGTAATTTATGGAAGGGGTTGGTTAGAGGAGTATCAAAAGAATCCAAcccttccatatccaccacctaaccctcattgaatcctttaaatgtgcactaaataCACACCTCTTCCTCAAGCAATCCATGCAATGCTAGCTCATCTTCAACCCCACCCCCCTATAGGCTACTTTCCTTTTAGCTTTTCTCTGCAGAATCCCGATAGCCTTATTACCAGATTTCTTTTTGCTCTTTccatatttgtcttttcttaGTCATCActcctgttgtttatcctttcatCCTTCGTGTGTTGTCTATATATTGTCTCAAGCATAAGTATGCTCTCTaaaaatcatgcatttattattattattatttgtatcgAGGTACTGTCTgtttgaaatggaaaaaaaaagtcagggaAAAGTTTGTTTGCAGAGAAATATTGCAAAGTAACTTTAtccattttttccccccataGCAATTCAGCACCATCTCAAAACACGGAAGCCAACAGTATAAATAGTAATCATCATCCACTTTTGACAGCAACACCACCCTTAGCAGCATATGCAGCTGCAGCATCaagtcaacaaaacaacatagtTGGTAAGCTTATTAGCTACATATTTCCATGGTAATGAAAATGGCTATTTGTCTAACATCAAGTTCAgctacaaaatacattttgcagtattttaaaagtgtgtgtgcTTCAGCTTTTGaggaaatgatgacaatgatgtagTGATGCAGAAGATCAATAAATAATGTGTTTCTTACAGACTCAAAGCCTCAGGTGAACTCGGTTAATGACCACATGGCAGCAAGCAATATGAACAGTAGCAATGTGCCAGCTTCAGGCTCTGCCAACCCAAATACTGTTTCTCTCACCTCCTCTGGAAATCCCTCTGTGCCATCTGCACCATCACCCCATGTTGGTGCTGTGGGTGTGGCAGCCTCTATTAGCTCTAGCTCCTCCACCTCTGGGATCAATTCCATTCAGATCAGCAGCAGTCGGTCAGATGTACCTGTGGTCATGAATGGACCTCATAGTGCAGGCAGCCATTTCATTCTGAAGGTGAGATTTTCATGGTGgaaagtttttccttttttttgttgatattaGTTCCCAAAGACCGCAAGTTTCAGAAGGAAATGGCCTTTTCACTAGATGTTATTAGTTTAGTAATTTTATGTGGcaaattgtaaacaagtttttgttAACCTTAAATGTAAAACTTTTCTGAAGCTGATGGAAAATAaccagtagaaaaaaaaaatttattttcatctctgCTCTGCTTTGCGAAAGCTGTAATATgcatcactttttaaaatatttttttgtctgttcagCTTATCCAGCATTGTACATTGTCCAGCTATCAGTATTGGCttcattttaaagtttcttatgattcagaattttatttttaacagaatcAGGAATCCTTGTCATCTCTGCAATCAATAGCACAAGAAGCTGTATCAAATGCAGAACTGGATGCTCGAGTTACAAGTCCTTTACAGAGGACTGACTCAGCAGGTATGGGCGAGGTGGAGTGGTGTTGGTGGGTGAAGAAAGAAACCATTCAAGAAATTTAGTTGGTCTTTAACAGTGATGCAACCATTTTATGTTGGATTTATCAAATTACAGTTATTAACTCTACATCCCATAATTTATTGTCGTCTCTGGATCCaagggtgttttttttccccacggtatattttttgtaaaatagttGCATGAAGAATTTAGAAGGATTTTAGATTGCTTGTGTCAGCCATGATATTATGAAATAATGTGCTGATGTGCTAATATGTGCAGGTGTCTTCATAAATCCTTCACAAGCACCTTCACAACCCACCGCTCCTTCACCTAAAGACCAGTCATCAGCtgtctccagcaccttgacgTCTCAAGCCCTAACTGTTTCGCAGGTTGCAAGCAGCCTACAAACAAACCTACAGAACTCTGGGTCACAGACCACTAGCATCCATTTGATTCCTCTTTTGGGAGTTGCTCCTTTGGGTCCTGTTCCCCTTGGCAAAGACAATGTTTATCAGCTGACGATGATTGAAGCTGCCTTTCATCACTTGCCTCACCCTTCTGATTCAGAAAGGTTAAGGTAATGGTCTTTGTGTTAAAGTGAGAGCTTATGTAGAGTAGcagaaaaatgtatgttttgtcATTAGTAAGATTGCTTGCTTTGTTTTGAACTTAGTTTTTTTTGGATGTAATTTTCTTGCTGATGTTGGTCTTTTGTTACCATCTGAATGTGACATTCTGTTTGCAGtttgcatttaattttcttgttttcgttgATCAGGCACTACTTACCACGGAACCCGTGTCCCACACCATCGTACTACCAGCAAGTCCCACCTCCTCATGCTGATTCTGTggattttttccaaaaattgtCTACAGAAAcacttttcttcatcttttactACATGGAGGTGCGCATATgctttctgtgttgttttcGCATTTAGTAGGTAGGTTTTCTGTAGAGCTGTTGCAGTGAATGGATATGAACGATGCCACAAGTTTCAGAATCAAGCTTATTTTCTGGATACTATTCAGGAATTGTCAGATTCATTTCTAAAATGCTTGGATCCAGTCAACAAAGATTTCCATCTGAAATGTTAGTTTGAATGTTTGAGTAGGGCTCAGCATGCCAGTGGATTTGATGCATTTGACAGatcatcatcaactgtcagAATGGCAGGGAATATCAGACTATTAACAGCTCCATTGACACATTTTCCTCTTGTTAGAATCTGTTTAATGTCCAGTCAGCAGTCAGCTTCGTGTATTTTACTCATTTAAGGTGTAAGGTTGTTTACATTGATTTTTAGAGTTCATGTTTACAGTGCCAGACCTTGCTTCAGTTAAGGTTGGCATCCAAAGTAATTGTGACCATTTCATGCAGCTTTCTTTTGCCTCTTAGAAAATGTAAAGGCCATCTCATTCTTTTAGTACGCACATTTTCCTGGATTCTGTAAGTGGCTAGaggttttttaattaaataaaatgtttttataatgtaCTTAAAATGCTCTGCTCTTATTAATCTTTTAGAGAGAATTCttttatttagatatttttgtCATGGTAATAGAAAATTCTTCGGCTTTTAGCtagattgtttttttcttatcatagtagtttattttttcagggAACCAAAGCTCAATACTTGGCAGCAAAGGCATTGAAGAAACAATCATGGAGGTTTCATACAAAATACATGATGTGGTTCCAGCGACATGAAGAACCTAAATCTATAACAGAAGACTATGAACAGGTATGTATTAGGAAGAAAGTTAAATTCTTGAGatcattaaatatttgtgttagCTGTAATTCTTACAGATTAACTCTCCTTTAGCTTTGTCAGATTTtagaaacttaaaaacaaattgaacaAAATCTGTAGTGATTGAAACATAGAGGAGAAAGTGAACTTGAGAGACTGTCAATTTATCATAGTAGAGCATAATGCAACATTTTCCTAATTTGGAAATGTTAATGTGTCATCGAAATGATTTATTTGAAGATATTTCACCTTTCAGGAAATGTCTAATCACACTTGTCGGTGGTCCCATATAATGTGAAGTAAAGCAAAGTAAAGCTACAGAATTTATGTTAACAATTGTAAGACTTCACATGAATTATGATGCAAATGGGTCTCTGCTATCTACTTCCAGGGCACATACATCTATTTTGACTATGAAAAGTGgggccaaagaaagaaagaaggttttACTTTCGAGTACCGGTATTTGGAAGATCGGGACTTGAACTGAGCTCGTGGGGGTCTCCATTCGTGCATGTGTGCATCTGAAGACATTGTGACTTAGCTACAGACTGGCAATGCTGGCCATTAGACATACTGCCGACGAGGAATGACTCTTTAACGTCTGATACTGGTCGTTCAAGGATCTCAAAACAAGAGGCTACGTTATCAGTTACTGTCTCACCTCTCTTTGGGAGTGTAGCATTTGTGCAGCTGTTGTGGTGATAACAGGCTGATCAAGCCTTTCTGCAGCATCGTCGTGGCCGTCCAAGAACAACCATTACTTCCTGCATACTGCTCCCTTCTCTGTGAATATGCCAAAagtttaaaagagagagagagacttgtttaaaattttagcaAACAGCTGTTCTTCCAGGATTtccataaaatttaaaaaggggGAGGAAGAGATAAAGTGACTGTGGCTTCTAAGATGTCACTGTTATTTTGCCATAACAGTTGAAAAATTTTGGGTCACTACACCTGTTCACAGTgcaatgtttaattaaatagATGTATACGATACAAGATTATGCCaggcattttttaaacatattgcCTGCTCTGTAGATGCTGTTTTAAAGTTGTGCATCAGTGATAAGGGTGTGGCATGCTGGACATAAATGTCCACTTGGTGGATCAACAGCTGTCTGTTCCTTATAACAAGTTCTTGGCCCAAGTGTCTCCCTCTTTAGTCTTCTTTGCCTTTCACTAGGTAGCTACTGTTTTGCATTTTCTCCATCTGATTTCATCTTGCCTTCATTAGCACATCATTAATGCCTTAATTATGACATCTGAGatacttttcataaaaaaaagtttcacataAGTGccatgaaaaattttaaatcaaagcaaaactgaaaaaattgcATCAATAACAGTTTTCTAGGCAGTAATATAGTTTAGCAGACTTTACCAGTTTTGAAACTACTGATTTGGGGCAATTAAAGGTAGAAGGtagaaattaaaagttaaaatacaattatttcttcaaaatgctACAAAAGATTGGAAGTTTA contains:
- the LOC112564927 gene encoding CCR4-NOT transcription complex subunit 3-like isoform X1, translating into MADKRRLQGEIDRCLKKVDEGVEIFEDIWQKVQTATNSNQKEKYETDLKKEIKKLQRLRDQIKTWLASNDIKDKQSLTDHRKLIETQMERFKILERETKTKAYSKDGLGAAAKLDPQTKEKGEMTTWLAMQIESLQIQVDQFECELESMECSSKKKKMEKDAGPRADELKTLRDRHKYHMKQLELVMRAVDNDAVPLEQIKNIKEDIEYYVQSNQDPQFRENEFLYDDLDLEEICEPGTQAPGTSPFDADDHDKLDSNTASTNSSSPSPSPSVSTNHSTEKIDEKERKRHKSQSEEVCGKQILYMVLKKLHTSAPLISKIQTTPSKQSSQSNSAPSQNTEANSINSNHHPLLTATPPLAAYAAAASSQQNNIVDSKPQVNSVNDHMAASNMNSSNVPASGSANPNTVSLTSSGNPSVPSAPSPHVGAVGVAASISSSSSTSGINSIQISSSRSDVPVVMNGPHSAGSHFILKNQESLSSLQSIAQEAVSNAELDARVTSPLQRTDSAGVFINPSQAPSQPTAPSPKDQSSAVSSTLTSQALTVSQVASSLQTNLQNSGSQTTSIHLIPLLGVAPLGPVPLGKDNVYQLTMIEAAFHHLPHPSDSERLRHYLPRNPCPTPSYYQQVPPPHADSVDFFQKLSTETLFFIFYYMEGTKAQYLAAKALKKQSWRFHTKYMMWFQRHEEPKSITEDYEQGTYIYFDYEKWGQRKKEGFTFEYRYLEDRDLN
- the LOC112564927 gene encoding CCR4-NOT transcription complex subunit 3-like isoform X2, whose protein sequence is MADKRRLQGEIDRCLKKVDEGVEIFEDIWQKVQTATNSNQKEKYETDLKKEIKKLQRLRDQIKTWLASNDIKDKQSLTDHRKLIETQMERFKILERETKTKAYSKDGLGAAAKLDPQTKEKGEMTTWLAMQIESLQIQVDQFECELESMECSSKKKKMEKDAGPRADELKTLRDRHKYHMKQLELVMRAVDNDAVPLEQIKNIKEDIEYYVQSNQDPQFRENEFLYDDLDLEEICEPGTQAPGTSPFDADDHDKLDSNTASTNSSSPSPSPSEKIDEKERKRHKSQSEEVCGKQILYMVLKKLHTSAPLISKIQTTPSKQSSQSNSAPSQNTEANSINSNHHPLLTATPPLAAYAAAASSQQNNIVDSKPQVNSVNDHMAASNMNSSNVPASGSANPNTVSLTSSGNPSVPSAPSPHVGAVGVAASISSSSSTSGINSIQISSSRSDVPVVMNGPHSAGSHFILKNQESLSSLQSIAQEAVSNAELDARVTSPLQRTDSAGVFINPSQAPSQPTAPSPKDQSSAVSSTLTSQALTVSQVASSLQTNLQNSGSQTTSIHLIPLLGVAPLGPVPLGKDNVYQLTMIEAAFHHLPHPSDSERLRHYLPRNPCPTPSYYQQVPPPHADSVDFFQKLSTETLFFIFYYMEGTKAQYLAAKALKKQSWRFHTKYMMWFQRHEEPKSITEDYEQGTYIYFDYEKWGQRKKEGFTFEYRYLEDRDLN
- the LOC112564927 gene encoding CCR4-NOT transcription complex subunit 3-like isoform X3, with translation MADKRRLQGEIDRCLKKVDEGVEIFEDIWQKVQTATNSNQKEKYETDLKKEIKKLQRLRDQIKTWLASNDIKDKQSLTDHRKLIETQMERFKILERETKTKAYSKDGLGAAAKLDPQTKEKGEMTTWLAMQIESLQIQVDQFECELESMECSSKKKKMEKDAGPRADELKTLRDRHKYHMKQLELVMRAVDNDAVPLEQIKNIKEDIEYYVQSNQDPQFRENEFLYDDLDLEEICEPGTQAPGTSPFDADDHDKLDSNTASTNSSSPSPSPSVSTNHSTEKIDEKERKRHKSQSEEKKLHTSAPLISKIQTTPSKQSSQSNSAPSQNTEANSINSNHHPLLTATPPLAAYAAAASSQQNNIVDSKPQVNSVNDHMAASNMNSSNVPASGSANPNTVSLTSSGNPSVPSAPSPHVGAVGVAASISSSSSTSGINSIQISSSRSDVPVVMNGPHSAGSHFILKNQESLSSLQSIAQEAVSNAELDARVTSPLQRTDSAGVFINPSQAPSQPTAPSPKDQSSAVSSTLTSQALTVSQVASSLQTNLQNSGSQTTSIHLIPLLGVAPLGPVPLGKDNVYQLTMIEAAFHHLPHPSDSERLRHYLPRNPCPTPSYYQQVPPPHADSVDFFQKLSTETLFFIFYYMEGTKAQYLAAKALKKQSWRFHTKYMMWFQRHEEPKSITEDYEQGTYIYFDYEKWGQRKKEGFTFEYRYLEDRDLN
- the LOC112564927 gene encoding CCR4-NOT transcription complex subunit 3-like isoform X4, encoding MADKRRLQGEIDRCLKKVDEGVEIFEDIWQKVQTATNSNQKEKYETDLKKEIKKLQRLRDQIKTWLASNDIKDKQSLTDHRKLIETQMERFKILERETKTKAYSKDGLGAAAKLDPQTKEKGEMTTWLAMQIESLQIQVDQFECELESMECSSKKKKMEKDAGPRADELKTLRDRHKYHMKQLELVMRAVDNDAVPLEQIKNIKEDIEYYVQSNQDPQFRENEFLYDDLDLEEICEPGTQAPGTSPFDADDHDKLDSNTASTNSSSPSPSPSEKIDEKERKRHKSQSEEKKLHTSAPLISKIQTTPSKQSSQSNSAPSQNTEANSINSNHHPLLTATPPLAAYAAAASSQQNNIVDSKPQVNSVNDHMAASNMNSSNVPASGSANPNTVSLTSSGNPSVPSAPSPHVGAVGVAASISSSSSTSGINSIQISSSRSDVPVVMNGPHSAGSHFILKNQESLSSLQSIAQEAVSNAELDARVTSPLQRTDSAGVFINPSQAPSQPTAPSPKDQSSAVSSTLTSQALTVSQVASSLQTNLQNSGSQTTSIHLIPLLGVAPLGPVPLGKDNVYQLTMIEAAFHHLPHPSDSERLRHYLPRNPCPTPSYYQQVPPPHADSVDFFQKLSTETLFFIFYYMEGTKAQYLAAKALKKQSWRFHTKYMMWFQRHEEPKSITEDYEQGTYIYFDYEKWGQRKKEGFTFEYRYLEDRDLN